The Corvus hawaiiensis isolate bCorHaw1 chromosome 7, bCorHaw1.pri.cur, whole genome shotgun sequence genome contains a region encoding:
- the DUSP19 gene encoding dual specificity protein phosphatase 19, producing MRSGAGSRAMHSLTQEIRSFSRANLRKQRTRVTTLTGRRIIETWRGACLHMEEEEEAAPGGGFVQDLSADLQVGVVKPWLLLGSQDAAHDLETMRKHKVTHVLNVAYGVQNAFLNDFIYKTISILDLPETDITSYFPECFEFIEKAKIQDGVVLVHCNAGVSRAAAVVIGFLMNSERLSFARAFSLVKNARPAACPNPGFMEQLHKYQEQIIKANGSINNHD from the exons ATGCGGAGCGGTGCCGGCAGTCGCGCCATGCACTCCCTCACCCAAGAGATCCGGAGCTTCTCCAGGGCCAACCTGCGGAAGCAGCGCACCCGCGTGACGACGCTCACGGGCCGCAGGATCATCGAGACGTGGCGCGGCGCCTGCTTGcacatggaggaggaggaggaggcggcgccCGGCGGCGGCTTCGTGCAGGACCTCAGCGCCGACCTCCAGGTCGGCGTGGTGAAGCCCTGGCTACTGCTGG gGTCACAGGATGCTGCTCACGACCTGGAGACGATGAGAAAGCATAAG gtCACTCATGTTCTAAATGTGGCATATGGAGTCCAAAATGCCTTCCTCAATGACTTTATATACAAGACCATTTCCATTCTGGACCTCCCAGAAACTGATATTACCTCCTATTTCCCTGAATGTTTTGAGTTTATTGAGAAAGCCAAGATCCAG GATGGCGTGGTACTGGTTCACTGTAATGCAGGAGTCTCCCGTGCAGCAGCTGTAGTCATTGGTTTTCTAATGAATTCAGAAAGACTGAGCTTTGCCAGAGCCTTTTCCTTGGTGAAAAATGCAAGGCCTGCGGCTTGTCCAAATCCTGGCTTCATGGAGCAGCTTCACAAGTACCAAGAACAGATTATAAAGGCAAACGGAAGCATAAACAATCATGACTGA